The genomic stretch GAACTCCGGGGACAGACTCTGGTAGCCGGAGTTCAAATCCTGCTTCCTAGCAGTGGTGTAAATGCAGCAGGTCAGCCCCCTGGAGCTCCAGTGCGCTTTCCTGTGCAATGGGTAGAATGGCAGTAGCTGTCTCTCAGGGTTGTTagaaggcagtggttctcaaacttgagctgCATTCGAATCTCCTGGAGGGCTTGATGAAAAACAGACTGTGGGCCCCTCCCTCCAAATTTCtggttcagtaggtctggggcagggctgggattcTGCCTTGATAACGAGTTCCCAGGAGTTGCTCATGGTGCCATCCCAGACgacactttggtttttgtttgtttgttttaagttagggtctctgtcgcccaggctggagtgcagtggcacaaacatggctcacagcagcttcaacctcctgtgctcaagccatcctcccacctcagccttccgagtagctgggactacaggtgtaagccaccacgcccggctagttttttatttctttttggagatgggctctcactacgttgcccaggccagtcttgaactcctggcctcaagcgatcctcccgcctcagcttcccaaagtgttgagatttcaggcgtgagccaccacgcccagccccagaccacactttgagaaccactattaTAGGTTCAAGGAGTTCATAAATGTGGCTACTTataacagggcctggcacagatgGAATGGaggaaatattcaataaatgttacacTTATTCCataaaaatagagggaaaaaagTAACTCGTGTAGTGAGTACCAAGTACGTACGTACCCAGCTCTGTGCCAAGATCTGATGTTCATTTTATTCTCACAGTGATTCCATGAGGTGGAGACAAAGATGTACACGCCGGAGGCTACCCAGCAGGGAGGCAGACTCCAGGCCTGACCCCTGGGGTCTCCACATTTACATGCAAGGTCCTAACCCCCTCAGGACCCCACCACAGCCCATTCAGGCTGACATTGGTTggattcctgttttacagatgaggaaatgagctTGGAGGCAAAGTCCCTGGTCCAGAAAGAACCCAGGTCCACCTCACGCAAACCTTGTCCTGGTTCCAGAGGGAGTATGTGGGGTAGAGACACCTTTGGCATGTCACACCCCCGGCTATAAGAATCATCCTAACTGATGGCTTGGAGCAGGGGACTGGAGGAGGGATTGGAGAGTGGATCAGGAGTGGCATAGGAGGCAGAGCCAGCCTCTCCTATCCTCTAGCTGTGTGATCATGGCAAGGTACCCACGCTGAGCCTCAGTCTTCTATATCTGTAACatgggtataataataatatcaccTATAGgaagaattaaatgagctaatgttagtaaagtgcttagaatgctTAGAACAGCACCAAGCccatacatagtaggtgctcactgAACATAGCTTATAGGGCTGTGAGGTGCCTCCTGTCCAGTGCTGAGGCCTGTCCTCACTGTGCCTTCACCTACCATCCCCCACCAGTGGAAGGGCCTGGAACAGCAAGAGGGTTATTCTCTGCAGGGGAATTTCACAGCTCAGGAGGTGCTGGAGTAAAAGTCTAGACCACAGAGGTGTCAGATGTCCCTGGCTCCCTGCCCCTCTGCCATGGTCCTGCCCCACACCCTGGCTCCTCTTGCctggcagggctgggccaggGGAATTCTGAGACCTTACCCCACCCGGAATTGGAGGCTAGGATCTGGGTAGTGACCCTTCAGCTGAGAGTCTCACTCCCACCCTGGTCCTGACAGCCCAGAACTCCCACCTCCATTCTCTCCATTTGGCAGAACCTACTGGTAGGACAGGCCACTCACCACTGCTGGGGCAGGATTCCACATCCATCCTAGGCCAGCTACATGACTCTGGGCAAGGGCACggccctctcccagcctcagtttcttcatctgtaaaatggggataatagaaCTCGCTGAAGGTTTGGGGCAGTAGGAGTGGGTTCTGCAAATCCCAAGGACTTAGTGAACATtggcattcatttatttgtttgacaAATATTGATTGAGTACCTACAATGTGCCAGGAACAGTTCAAGGTGCAAGAGACACAAGACAATATCCTCacctgggagatttttttttttttttttacatggagtctcactctgtcaccaggctggagtgcagtggcgtgatctcggctcactgccacctctgcctcccgggttcaagcgattctcctgcctcagcctcctgagtagctgggactacaggcatgtgcccccacgcccagctaatttttgtatttttagtagagatggggtttcaccatgttggccaggatggtcttgatctcttgacctcgtgatccgcccacctctgcctcccagaatgctggaattacaagcgtgagccactgcgcccggcctttttttttgagacggagtttcgctcttgttgcccaggctggagtgcagtgatgcgatcttggctcactgcaacctctgcctcctgggttcaagcgattcttcctcagcctcccaagtaactgggattacaggtgcccaccaccactcccggctaattttttttgtattgttagtagagacggggtttcaccatgctcgtcaggctggtctcaaactcctgtcctcaggtgatctgccccccttggcctcccaaagtgctgggatggcggggggtggctcacacctgtaatcccagcatggtcaacatggtgaaaccctgtctctactaaaaaataaaaaaattagccaggcatgatggtgcacacctgtactcccagctacttgggaggttgcggcaggagaatcgcttgaacccgggaggcggaggttgcagtgagacaagatcggccactgcactccagcctgggcaacagagccagaccctgtctcaaaaaaaaaaaaaaaaaaaaaagaacataatgtCAGGTAGTgaggctgctgtggaaaacactCAACAAGAGTAAAGGAGGTCAGGTTAGGAGCGGGGAAGGCAGTTTACCCTGAAGGGACACAGAAGACCTGACGAAGGTGACACTGGAGCCATGGAGGCCCAGGGAgaggggcggggcaggggggGAGAGCAGGGGCAGAGGGGAGAGCTGGGgccaaggccctgaggcaggaacggGTTCCCTGTGTTGGGAACAGCAGGAGGGCCTGAACAGCCAGAGTGGAGTGGGAGGAAAGAGGGGTAGAAGGTGACATCAGGGACATAAATGGGTGCAGGGGATCATGAAGGGGTCCTCCTCCTGAAACAGCACCTCCAGATTCCCGGGGCTGCTTCTCTCCAGGGTGCCCCGCCTGCTTGGGTGAGGTCTGGATTGTAGCTGTAGTCCTAGCCTGACGGCCCCCCACCCTCCTCTAATGCCTACTTGGGGTCCCTGCACATTGACCCCCAGGCCTGGATATCAGGGCTCAGGGGAGATAACTTGGAGGTTCGCCCTCTGGAACTCCTGAGGATGACCTCCATCATTTGAAGTCGGAAACCCGGCCCCCAAACTGCGCTCTAAGTCCTCCTGTGACTCTGGGGGTGACCTTTCCAGACTCCCTGGgaaggtggggggggggggtcctCAGAGCCCCAGCGGGGTCGGAGACACACAGACCACCCTCCCCGTTCCCAGAAGTCGCGGTCCCTGCGCCACCCGGAGAGGCCGGTGCAGCGGGCGCCTCCCGGGCCGCTGCGGCAAAGGCTGGGCGGCCGCGCCTTCCCCCCGCGGTGATTCATcccgccccctccctctcctccctcctccctccctaggccgccgccgccgccgccgccgccgccgctgcagTGCGCAGGAGACCGCGGTCCGCGCCCGAGCGCGCCCGAGCCGGAGCGGGACCGGGGTCGGTGCACCTAGCGGATGTGCCCGGCTGCGCGCGCCAGCGCAGCAGCCCGAGCAGCGGCCGCCGCCCGCGCGGCGGGGATGCCCGGACGCCGGGCCCCGGGGCTGGGCCCCCGGCGGTAACCGGAGCGGGGGGGCCGcgccccccctcctcccccctcgcCGGTCCCAGAGCCGCAGCTGCTGCGCCCGCGCGCTCCCGGGGACATTCTAACCGCCGCCAGGTCCCGCCGCCTCTCGCCCCGCTATTAATACCGGCGGCCCGGGAGGGGGGCGCAGCACGCGCCGCGCAGCCATGGGGAGGCTGCTGGCCTTAGTGGTCGGCGCGGCACTGGGTGAGTGCGCGGGGGGCGCGCGCGGCCGGGGGGCACCGCGGGGGCACTGGCGGGGCGGCGGGAGTGGCGCTCGGGACTCGGGGCAGCCGCGCGAGGGCCACCCCCGGCCCATCCCCGGGCCCGCCAAGTCAGCTTCAGAAGTTGTGCGCGCGGGAGCCGGGCTTGGGGAGGgcagtggaggtgagggtggtCTCCAGCGGGCGGGGGCCGGCCTGGCACAGCCTCGCGGCTGCAGGCGCCCAGCCGGGGGCGAGGAAACGCGGAGTCAGCTGCTCCCGGAGCCCCGCAGGCTGCAATGTGACACCCACAGCCgcgggaggggggtggggggaaggcgGCGCCCGGAGACTGGGACGGGAAAGACGGAGGGACAGGGAGATATGAAGACGGGAGGAAGGGGGCgagagacagagaaggactcGGAGCGCACCGGAGTGGTCCGCTGGGATGCTGGGGACATGGGGGTCAAGGGGGAgacggagacagagagaggggtattggagagagagagagagagagagagagagagagagagagttaagaGACTGAGCGCGATGGAGAAAGGGAAACTTGAGAAAGACAGaaggagatggagagaagagagagggagatgcGGGTGCCCGTGAACACCGGGAGAAAATCTTGCATGGAGTTTGAAAAGGGATAGACGTGGAAAGGTGGAAAGAGATTAGGAGAGGTCTCCTTCTGACCCCAGAGAGTGGACAAAAAGTGGAGGGACCTTCAGAGAGACCCCTGAGAGGGACAAAGATAGGAGGGACTGAGACAGAGGCCCTCAGGGAGTCTGAAAGGGACCGCAGGGGAGGCGGATGGATGAGAAGTCCTGAGGATCAGGAAACAAGGACAGCACAGGGCTGCAGCAGAAGAGACACAGCGTTAGCTACAGAGTGCTGGGAGGCAGAAAGGAGGTGCCAGGTAAGAGTGTGAAGGAATTCTAAGACTGGAATTCAGTGGGCTGCAAAAGCCCTGGGGCAGGAGAGAGCTCAGGAAAGCTTTGAGTAGTggatggggttggggtgggaaGAGCTCTAGAGGCGAGGAGCCTGGGGAAGAGGGGAtgatggaggcaggagaggctggggaggggatgGCTCACACAGGGGCTTGTGGGGCTGTGGAGAGGGGCTGAGTGTGGGTCAGCCCCGGTTTCAGTGCCCACCTCCCCACaatcccccacccccagaccTTTCTCCCAACCCATTTCTGCTGGAGCTAGCTGGTTTTACAATTTAATGGTGAAAATGACTGCCACCTTAAACTTCTAACTTAGATGGAATTCTCATTCTACCACCTAGATGCTTGGGTTCCTCCAGCAAGGGACTTTCTGAGGAAGGGGCGCTCGGGTAGCAAAAAGTCTGAGTTACCGGCAACGTTGACAGTCCCATTTATGGGGCCTCCCATGTACAAGGCCCTACCTAATTTATGAAAATGGGCCCAGCCATTGCTGGAAGGAAAGGACCATTTCTTTCAACAAGAgagagggaaactgagactcagagatgaATGACTTGCTGAGGTCACGCAGTGAGTGACAGGGCTCAGCCTAGCATCCAGTCCTGTCTGCTGGTAATCATTGAGGGGGGAACAGATGATTTGTGAGGGGTCTGGCATTGCTTAGGGCAATGGGTACCTCTGCCTGACCCGAGCCTGCTGTCCCCACAGTGTCCTCAGCCTGCGGGGGCTGCGTGGAGGTGGACTCGGAGACCGAGGCCGTGTATGGGATGACCTTCAAAATTCTTTGCATCTCCTGCAAGCGCCGCAGCGAGACCAACGCTGAGACCTTCACCGAGTGGACCTTCCGCCAGAAGGGCACTGAGGAGTTTGTCAAGGTGTACGGGTGCCAGGCACGGGCATGGGAGGGCAGGGGACCACAAGTGGGAGGCGGTGGGGCTGGATCTCAGGGAGGGGGCTTATTTGTTTAATAATATGCTGTGATTGCTGACCTGGATTCAGATTCTGGCTCCACCAGTGGCCAGctggtgaccttggccaagtcagtGAGCCTCTCTGAAAGTCAGTTTCCTCCTCGGTAAAGACGGGGTGGCGGTGGTCTCTAGCCCATAGGTTTGTGTGAGGACTGAATGCATTGACGCACCTGGCACATGGTTGGCATGAAATAAATGTCAATGGACTTATATGGCACCAGCAAACAATGTCTCCGATAGTCATTACGGAGGGAAGACAGAACtgttttttttaacctccttTAAACTATGTGTGTATTTTGCATTACATATCGGTGAAGGAACCATAAAATTCTGTGACGTGCTGGAGAGTTGGGGTCTCCAGCTGCTGGAATCAGGCTGCCCTGTGTCTGCTGGAGGAGTGTGTCTGGTGGCTGGGAAAGAACTGCAGAGAATGATAGCCTAGAGGCCAGATGGGGCTTGGGAGGATGACTGAGGAACGTGTGTGTGGGCGTGTGCATCTCGGCTAGAGGCAAAAGCGGGGTCTGGATGACTCCAGGCGTGatcctagccccccaccccggTGCCCTCCCTGCCTGAGGTCAAGGCGTCTGAGCCCATCTGTGTGCCATCTGTGTCTGTGGGTGTCAGGGCAGGGGACAGAATCAGGGTCAGGTGAGGGAAGAGAGGCCCAGGCAGTGACACCTTCCCCTCCCTGCCTACCCCTAGATCCTGCGCTATGAGAATGAGGTGTTGCAGCTGGAGGAGGATGAGCGCTTTGAGGGCCGCGTGGTGTGGAATGGCAGCCGGGGCACCAAAGACCTGCAGGATCTGTCTATCTTCATCACCAACGTCACCTACAACCACTCGGGCGACTACGAGTGCCACGTCTACCGCCTGCTCTTCTTCGAAAACTACGAGCACAACACCAGCGTCGTCAAGAAGATCCACATTGAGGTAGTGGACAAAGGTGAGTCGGGTGCTGCCTGCCCCTTTACCGTCACCCACCGGAGAGCCAGATGGAGGGACAGATGGCAGGTAGTGGACAGGACAGGCTGGCTCTGTGCCTGGCCAGCCAACCGCCCACAGCAGCAGGCTGAGGGGGAGGGGAGCAGCCCCTCCTGCCCACTCCAGCTCTGGCCTCTGTTTCCCTCCAGCCCACGGAGAGGTCAAAGCATGCCTGTCCCCCACAGACGCTCCGGGTACAGAACCCAGCTCTGTCACCTGTGCTGTATGACCTCTGGCAGGTGCCTTCTGTCTCTGAGCCAAAGGGTTGTCCTGGGCTCGCCTGGGATAATAATCCGATGTGTTTCTCGGGGTGTGGTTTGAGCCATTCTTCTATCATGGGGTTCATGAGGATTGAGCAGCTG from Pan paniscus chromosome 20, NHGRI_mPanPan1-v2.0_pri, whole genome shotgun sequence encodes the following:
- the SCN1B gene encoding sodium channel subunit beta-1 isoform X1, with protein sequence MGRLLALVVGAALVSSACGGCVEVDSETEAVYGMTFKILCISCKRRSETNAETFTEWTFRQKGTEEFVKILRYENEVLQLEEDERFEGRVVWNGSRGTKDLQDLSIFITNVTYNHSGDYECHVYRLLFFENYEHNTSVVKKIHIEVVDKGESGAACPFTVTHRRARWRDRWQVVDRTGWLCAWPANRPQQQAEGEGSSPSCPLQLWPLFPSSPRRGQSMPVPHRRSGYRTQLCHLCCMTSGRCLLSLSQRVVLGSPGIIIRCVSRGVV
- the SCN1B gene encoding sodium channel subunit beta-1 isoform X2, with protein sequence MGRLLALVVGAALVSSACGGCVEVDSETEAVYGMTFKILCISCKRRSETNAETFTEWTFRQKGTEEFVKILRYENEVLQLEEDERFEGRVVWNGSRGTKDLQDLSIFITNVTYNHSGDYECHVYRLLFFENYEHNTSVVKKIHIEVVDKANRDMASIVSEIMMYVLIVVLTIWLVAEMIYCYKKIAAATETAAQENASEYLAITSESKENCTGVQVAE